One Armatimonadota bacterium genomic window, AACCCATGGCGAACTGAGTGACCATGCCCCGGAGCCGATTGCGGTAGCCGGTCGATCCCTATTTGACACCAGCCGGATCACAACGCAAATCGTTTGCACGGCCTTGGAAAGGTCGCCTTGAGCATTGTTGGGCGGCCGGGATTGGTCAATGCGGTCGCCATGCCCGATTGGGCGGGACTTGGCGAAGTCTCGCCTTGCATCGGCAACAACCGTAGCCAAAATCAAGACCCGGAGAATTGGACGAGGGCTCGAGGTGCCCTCATTTCCGAGTCAGAGTGAAAATGGCGTCGTCCCGATTGATCAGGATGGGTTTGGTCGTTGTCTGGTTTTTGATGGTCACCGTTTGGGTGACCTGAGATTTTTTGTCGAGGTCGTAAATGGTGAGCGTGTAGCTGCCGTCGGCAAGGGGGAGGTTGGCAACCGGAGTGGAGAAGTCCGGGGTTTGAGCTTGTTTTTCAATGCGCAGGAGAACAGTCGCTTTGTTGCCGGTGGCGATGGCGTTAGCGGCGGTGCCGGCACCGGGGATGGCAATGCTGGCGAGGCGCACCCAGTCGGGGCCGTCGTTGTCAAGTTCCAGGATGGTTTTTCCGGCGGGGACGGGAATGGTCAAGGCTTTCTTTCCAGCGTCTTCGTTTGGTTCGAAGGAGACTTTGGCGACCTGTTTTCCGCCGATTCGGGCGATGAGGTTGCCGCCTCCTTGGGAGATTTGGACAAAGCGGATGGTGACGACCCCAGCCTTGGGGGACGTGAAAGTAAGTTTGATTGGTTGGGGCCGCATCTCAGCGTGGCCAGACCCTTGGAAGAATGAGGACATGCCACCGAGTTCGTTGGCTTCTTCGGGAAGTGAGTAGGAGAATTTGTGGACAGGTTCCCAATCGCCGCCAGGGGAAACAACAAGGTCGGCGGCCGGGGCGATCAGTTTGGGAGTGAATTTGGCAATTTGTTGGGTGAGGACACCACTCGCTTTTAGAATTTTTGAGGCGAACGCGTATTCGTCGAGCAGGTTTTGGGGATAGACGTTATCCCAATACCAGTATTGGGCCGATCCGGAGTGCCCCATGACCAGGGCGGTGAAAATCGAATCGCGGATCGCTGTGCGTTGGATGGCTGGCCCGGCCTGGGCGGCGGCGGGGCCAACTTCGCCGAAAAAGTACGGCTTGTCAGCCTTTGGCGGAGAGGCGAGAAGGAGGTTTTGGACGCGGTTTGGGTAGCCATGGGGTTGGTAGTAGTCCATGTCCGCATAGATGGGGAGGCTCATGCGGGAGGAGGTGGTCACGAGGTGGCGGTACGGGTCAATAGAGCGCAGGTAAGCGGCCATTTCTTGATGCCAGTCCCCGACGAGTTGCTCCTTTTGGTCGTAGTTGGGATC contains:
- a CDS encoding DUF5060 domain-containing protein, yielding MTATMIIALLLMPQARGTLTKTSWFGPVTATLDIKTAGNPFDPSQNDIQVIFVSPSGKTTTRIAFYSHGKWHVTLAATEKGTYQGTVIQNGSPTEAKTTLALSRNLPTGFVRTTPDHRFAFDNGQSYWPLGFNFAWRSDNVPDLPAALPELKRYGVNWTRIWADHWDGKNPFWVKGNPLQFDEAPLDRWQAVTEAAEKGDVKYQFVLFHHGPWSSRVNSNWRENPWNKANGGFLDTPTEFFSSPQAKKIAKAWLRYAVARYGHSPSVMAWELFNEVEWVDPNYDQKEQLVGDWHQEMAAYLRSIDPYRHLVTTSSRMSLPIYADMDYYQPHGYPNRVQNLLLASPPKADKPYFFGEVGPAAAQAGPAIQRTAIRDSIFTALVMGHSGSAQYWYWDNVYPQNLLDEYAFASKILKASGVLTQQIAKFTPKLIAPAADLVVSPGGDWEPVHKFSYSLPEEANELGGMSSFFQGSGHAEMRPQPIKLTFTSPKAGVVTIRFVQISQGGGNLIARIGGKQVAKVSFEPNEDAGKKALTIPVPAGKTILELDNDGPDWVRLASIAIPGAGTAANAIATGNKATVLLRIEKQAQTPDFSTPVANLPLADGSYTLTIYDLDKKSQVTQTVTIKNQTTTKPILINRDDAIFTLTRK